In Candidatus Kaistella beijingensis, a genomic segment contains:
- a CDS encoding GtrA family protein: MKELLLKQKQVLLFIVAGALSAVVEIGSFKLFSVNLPILFSEETNFHGIHFPLSNIFSTFCGIITNYFLSIWFVFERGKHSKKKEFAYFMFVSFLSTILSLTFFQVFFRLVFKDHLDVGFFVFSQEMLSKISAILLVSILNYSVKKKVIFNG; the protein is encoded by the coding sequence ATGAAAGAACTTTTATTAAAACAGAAACAGGTTTTGCTTTTCATTGTTGCGGGAGCTTTGAGCGCTGTTGTAGAAATTGGTTCCTTCAAACTTTTCAGTGTGAATTTGCCGATACTTTTTTCAGAGGAAACCAATTTTCACGGCATCCATTTTCCTTTAAGTAACATATTTTCAACTTTTTGCGGAATCATCACCAATTATTTTTTAAGCATTTGGTTCGTTTTTGAACGCGGCAAACATTCAAAGAAAAAGGAGTTTGCCTATTTCATGTTTGTTTCATTTCTATCTACAATTTTAAGTTTGACTTTCTTCCAGGTTTTCTTTAGGTTGGTCTTCAAAGACCATTTGGATGTAGGTTTCTTTGTGTTCAGCCAGGAAATGTTGAGCAAAATTTCAGCGATTCTGTTGGTCTCTATTTTGAATTATTCCGTGAAGAAAAAGGTGATATTTAATGGATGA
- a CDS encoding CCA tRNA nucleotidyltransferase, translating into MQINLNQNRNLKLFKLISEVAEKNNQSVFIVGGYVRDLWMGRKVPTDIDFVTEGSGIELAKCVAKEINPNLKVSIFKTYGTAMFKHNGLDLEFVGARKESYAEDSRKPSVETGSLEDDQKRRDFTINALAISLNKKNFGELIDPFDGILDIQNKIIRTPLEPSQTYSDDPLRMMRAIRFASTLNFEIEENSLVAIKKEAERIKIVSMERIMVEFNKIMLSEKPSIGLKLLEQTGLLLLIIPELTALKGIEEVEGQTHKDNFWHTLEVVDNISKNTENLWLRWAALLHDIGKAPTKKFDKKNGWTFHGHEFLGSKMVKNLFYRLKLPLGSDMKYVQKLVKLSSRPIALIDDGTSDSALRRLLFDSGEDLEDLFTLCKADITTKNSSKQEKFKKNFEYVAQKIKEVEEKDSIRNFQPPISGEEIMEMFNLKPSREIGILKEKVKEAILEGEITNDKEEARSFVIEEAKLLGLKIN; encoded by the coding sequence ATGCAGATTAACCTTAATCAAAATAGAAATCTCAAACTTTTCAAACTTATTTCCGAAGTCGCAGAAAAGAACAACCAATCCGTTTTCATCGTCGGCGGTTATGTTCGTGATTTGTGGATGGGTCGAAAAGTTCCGACCGATATTGATTTTGTGACCGAAGGAAGCGGAATCGAATTGGCAAAATGTGTTGCGAAAGAAATCAATCCCAATTTGAAAGTTTCCATTTTCAAGACTTATGGAACGGCAATGTTTAAACACAACGGTTTGGATTTGGAATTTGTGGGCGCTCGAAAAGAAAGCTATGCAGAAGACTCGCGAAAACCTTCCGTTGAAACAGGATCTTTGGAAGACGACCAAAAACGTAGAGATTTCACCATCAATGCATTGGCAATTTCTTTAAACAAGAAAAATTTTGGTGAATTAATCGACCCTTTTGACGGCATTTTAGATATTCAAAATAAAATCATCAGAACGCCGCTTGAGCCGTCGCAAACCTATTCAGACGATCCGTTGAGAATGATGCGTGCAATTCGGTTTGCCTCAACTTTAAATTTTGAAATTGAGGAAAATTCTTTGGTGGCGATAAAAAAAGAAGCCGAAAGAATCAAAATCGTTTCCATGGAAAGAATTATGGTGGAATTCAATAAAATCATGCTTTCCGAGAAGCCATCAATTGGTTTAAAACTTTTGGAACAAACAGGACTTTTGCTTTTAATTATTCCCGAACTCACCGCTTTAAAAGGAATCGAAGAAGTGGAAGGACAAACCCACAAAGACAATTTTTGGCACACTTTGGAAGTGGTTGACAATATTTCTAAAAATACCGAAAATCTTTGGCTTCGTTGGGCGGCATTGCTTCACGACATCGGAAAAGCACCGACAAAAAAGTTCGACAAAAAAAATGGCTGGACTTTTCACGGGCATGAATTTTTGGGTTCAAAAATGGTAAAGAATCTTTTCTACCGTTTGAAACTTCCTCTTGGAAGCGACATGAAATATGTTCAAAAATTGGTGAAACTTTCGTCAAGACCCATCGCATTAATCGATGATGGAACTTCGGATTCTGCTTTGAGAAGATTACTTTTTGATTCGGGTGAAGATTTGGAAGATTTGTTCACGCTTTGCAAAGCCGACATCACCACCAAAAATTCCTCGAAACAGGAAAAATTCAAAAAGAATTTCGAATACGTTGCCCAAAAAATAAAGGAAGTTGAGGAAAAAGACAGCATCCGCAATTTTCAGCCCCCGATTTCGGGAGAAGAAATCATGGAAATGTTCAACCTGAAACCAAGCCGCGAAATCGGTATTTTGAAGGAAAAAGTAAAGGAGGCAATTTTGGAAGGCGAAATTACCAACGATAAAGAAGAAGCGAGAAGTTTTGTGATTGAAGAAGCGAAACTTTTAGGCTTGAAAATAAACTAA
- a CDS encoding NHL repeat-containing protein, with protein sequence MKISKILTLVLAGTLLFNISCRNDDPVPAPTPKGAYENGILIANEGGFLTPTASVSFISNDLSKLENNIFSTNNSNAVLGNVFQSVGFKGDNAFLVTNVPNKIEIVNRYTFKKTGTITANLNEARYIAFSGNNTYVTNNNFFDVRKVNIYDNSNAFVKSINFDRYAEKIVSADGFVYVQTDGVTYDANYNELPTGHTISRINPATNNVDKTITLTDDTIIRDMIADNSNVYVLSSDYSNSYIYKIDAKTGTAAQTKLAGVSGALKLAVDNGKIYFLTSGKKLYSYNGTAATAMFDVTTSNVYGFNVIDDKVFVSDPSFSKDNDVRIYNLTGNLLKTITTGIGTNGFYKN encoded by the coding sequence ATGAAAATTTCAAAAATTTTAACTCTTGTTCTTGCGGGAACCTTACTCTTCAACATTTCTTGTAGAAACGACGACCCAGTTCCTGCTCCAACTCCAAAAGGTGCATACGAAAACGGAATTTTGATTGCGAACGAGGGCGGATTTTTAACTCCTACAGCTTCGGTAAGCTTTATCTCAAACGATTTATCGAAATTGGAAAACAATATTTTTAGCACCAACAACAGTAATGCTGTTTTGGGAAATGTGTTTCAATCCGTTGGATTTAAAGGTGATAATGCCTTTTTGGTAACAAACGTTCCTAATAAAATTGAAATTGTTAACAGATACACTTTCAAAAAAACGGGAACAATCACGGCAAACCTGAACGAAGCACGATATATCGCATTTTCAGGAAACAACACTTATGTTACCAACAACAACTTCTTTGATGTAAGAAAAGTGAATATTTACGATAATTCCAATGCCTTTGTAAAGAGCATCAATTTTGACCGTTATGCAGAAAAAATCGTTTCTGCTGATGGATTTGTTTATGTGCAAACCGACGGTGTAACTTATGATGCGAATTATAATGAGCTTCCTACAGGCCACACGATTTCTAGAATTAATCCTGCCACAAACAATGTGGATAAAACCATCACTTTAACGGACGACACCATTATTCGTGATATGATTGCAGATAATTCCAATGTGTATGTTTTGAGTTCGGATTACAGCAATTCGTACATTTATAAAATTGATGCAAAAACGGGAACAGCTGCACAAACCAAATTAGCAGGAGTTTCAGGTGCCCTAAAATTGGCTGTTGACAACGGAAAAATATATTTCTTGACTTCAGGAAAAAAATTGTATTCCTATAACGGAACCGCTGCAACTGCAATGTTTGATGTAACGACAAGTAATGTTTACGGTTTCAATGTGATTGATGACAAAGTATTTGTTTCCGACCCTTCTTTTTCAAAAGATAATGACGTAAGAATTTACAATCTTACGGGAAATCTTCTTAAAACCATTACGACAGGAATCGGAACCAACGGTTTTTACAAGAATTAA
- a CDS encoding TonB-dependent receptor plug domain-containing protein — MTKTDLFSAAFLLFSFWGFAQEKTIDTVYIFDNQLNSSKKVQKISKLEQADLLKNSTNLSEVLRFQSPIYIKENGRGMVSSPSFRGTTAQQTAFIWNGINVNSQFLGQGDINNLNLLGYDNLQVKSGGGSVIYGSSAIGGTIHLNNELTFNKGFHNSLFAEYGSFKTLNTFLKSSYSDEKISVKVSGNYVESENDYEVPEKNYINLNGQYSNKTFNLGFGYKINQKNTFSWQTQLYSGIQHYPIFSEYATKTKYLTNNFRSLASWDFKSMKVQNILRLAFLEEEFQYFAYIDRPKSTGGTGKSYIAKNDFNYLFNDKIALNLIAEYQLNKAEGYQSGIKDVSRNAGSFAGLLRWIPNQKFYFEIGAKKDFVEKIESPFIYSFSGKFKATDWYSAVFNFSKNFRYPSFNDLYWKPGGNLNLKSEVSHQAELGNNFAHKGFKLNLTPYYMRIENMIRWLPNSVGIASPINTSKVESYGLESQLDFEKSFGKNKAKISAGYVFTHSKDLETHQFLTYVPKYKIFGNSSYGYDFAEIFLQGMYNGLTFTTSDEKLSSAIQPYFVMNAGLNFTVLKIYRLGFKVNNVFDEIYETTAYFPLPKRNYSANLFINF; from the coding sequence ATGACTAAAACTGACCTTTTTTCGGCGGCCTTTCTGCTTTTTTCTTTTTGGGGTTTTGCTCAAGAGAAAACGATTGACACGGTTTACATTTTCGACAATCAGTTAAATAGCTCCAAAAAAGTTCAAAAAATATCAAAATTAGAGCAGGCAGATTTATTAAAAAATTCGACGAATCTTTCAGAAGTTCTGCGCTTTCAATCACCGATTTATATTAAAGAAAACGGTCGTGGAATGGTTTCCTCACCTTCTTTCCGTGGAACTACGGCGCAACAAACCGCATTTATTTGGAACGGAATTAATGTGAATTCACAATTTTTAGGACAAGGCGATATTAATAATTTGAACCTTCTTGGTTATGACAATCTGCAAGTAAAATCAGGCGGCGGAAGTGTAATTTACGGCAGCTCTGCAATCGGCGGAACGATTCACTTAAATAATGAGTTGACTTTTAATAAAGGTTTTCATAACAGTTTATTTGCAGAATATGGTTCCTTTAAAACTTTAAATACATTTTTAAAATCCTCTTACAGCGACGAAAAAATCAGCGTGAAAGTTTCAGGAAATTACGTGGAAAGCGAAAACGACTATGAAGTTCCCGAAAAAAACTACATCAATCTGAACGGACAATACAGCAACAAAACTTTCAACCTGGGTTTCGGCTACAAAATCAATCAGAAAAACACCTTTTCTTGGCAAACGCAATTGTACAGCGGAATTCAACATTACCCTATTTTTTCTGAATATGCCACAAAAACGAAATATTTAACCAACAATTTCAGGAGTTTGGCGAGTTGGGATTTTAAATCTATGAAAGTGCAGAACATTTTGCGGCTCGCTTTTCTTGAGGAAGAATTTCAGTATTTTGCCTACATTGACCGACCAAAAAGCACCGGCGGAACAGGAAAAAGTTACATTGCGAAAAATGATTTCAATTATTTATTCAACGACAAAATTGCCTTAAACCTCATCGCTGAATATCAGTTAAACAAAGCGGAAGGTTACCAATCGGGAATCAAAGACGTGAGTAGAAATGCAGGTTCGTTTGCGGGTTTGCTCCGTTGGATTCCGAATCAAAAATTCTATTTTGAAATAGGTGCAAAAAAAGATTTTGTGGAGAAAATTGAAAGTCCGTTTATTTATTCTTTTTCGGGAAAATTTAAAGCAACTGATTGGTATTCTGCTGTTTTCAACTTTTCTAAAAATTTCAGGTATCCCAGTTTCAACGATTTGTATTGGAAACCGGGCGGAAATTTAAACTTGAAATCTGAAGTTTCGCATCAAGCAGAATTAGGAAATAATTTTGCACATAAAGGTTTCAAGCTCAACCTCACTCCTTATTATATGAGGATTGAAAATATGATTCGTTGGTTACCGAATTCGGTGGGAATTGCGTCACCGATCAACACCAGCAAAGTTGAAAGTTACGGTTTAGAATCTCAACTCGATTTTGAAAAAAGTTTTGGAAAAAACAAAGCAAAAATTTCAGCGGGATATGTTTTCACGCATTCAAAAGATTTGGAAACCCATCAATTTCTCACTTACGTCCCGAAATATAAAATCTTTGGAAATTCTTCCTACGGTTATGATTTCGCGGAAATATTTTTACAGGGAATGTATAATGGACTGACTTTCACCACTTCCGATGAAAAATTGAGCAGTGCTATTCAACCCTATTTTGTGATGAATGCAGGATTAAATTTCACGGTTCTAAAAATCTATCGTTTAGGTTTTAAGGTAAATAATGTGTTTGACGAAATCTACGAAACAACCGCTTATTTTCCTCTGCCAAAAAGAAATTACAGCGCTAACTTGTTCATTAACTTTTAA
- the ppk1 gene encoding polyphosphate kinase 1, translating to MPNQFNPRDITWLAFNERVLQEAMDENVPLHLRIRFLGIFSNNLDEFFRVRVAGLKRAMDFKDKFITESFYQPPTKILQNINEIVIKQQQNFDKTWRKIQIEMAEQKVFIKTSKNLTPEQKIFVRKYFDEVVESNVIPILLHENVPMPYLRDKSLYLGIAMRKKKWQYESKFAIIEIPSRIVGRFVLLPSEDKDEKNVMLLEDVITFNLPHIFSYFGYDDFEANCFKVTKDAEFDLDNDIKTTLAEKIEKGIKSRRKGKPTRFVFDKEMDKALLEFLIRKLNLTKKDSIIPGGKIHNFRHFMDFPDVFKAYKKPEERTSFDHPEFVGKRITDVILKHDVLLTFPYHTYTPVIDLMREAAMDPEVKSIQITAYRLASNSKIVNALINAARNGKEVTVMLELRARFDEESNLEWKEILEQEGVKVLMGIPNKKVHAKLCVIKKRVHNKTIQYGFVSTGNFNEKTAKIYGDHLLMTSDRAIMADINKVFNVLRKPKDDIIPVLKTCKNLLVCPQFMREKIIHHIDKEIEEAKAGRKAEMIIKANSLSDRNLITKLYEAAKAGVVIKMIIRGIYCAVNQKEFKEKIQAISIVDEYLEHARVMYFYNKGSEDLYISSADWMTRNLDYRIEAAAKITQKNLKKEIKDILEIQLSDNVKARILDKKLRNEYVETGKKPIRSQIETYHYLKSKSS from the coding sequence ATGCCGAATCAGTTTAATCCGAGAGATATTACGTGGCTTGCCTTTAATGAGAGGGTTTTACAGGAAGCAATGGACGAAAATGTGCCGCTCCATTTGAGAATACGTTTTTTGGGAATTTTCTCCAATAATTTGGATGAGTTTTTTCGAGTTCGTGTTGCAGGTTTGAAGCGTGCGATGGATTTTAAGGATAAATTTATTACCGAATCTTTTTATCAGCCTCCGACAAAGATTTTGCAGAATATTAATGAAATCGTCATAAAACAACAGCAGAATTTCGACAAGACTTGGAGGAAAATCCAAATTGAAATGGCGGAACAAAAGGTTTTCATTAAAACTTCCAAAAACCTTACTCCTGAACAAAAAATTTTCGTCCGAAAATATTTTGACGAAGTGGTGGAAAGCAATGTGATTCCTATCCTTCTCCACGAAAATGTTCCGATGCCTTATTTGAGGGACAAATCGCTCTATCTCGGAATTGCAATGCGAAAAAAAAAATGGCAATACGAAAGTAAATTTGCAATTATTGAAATTCCTTCCCGAATTGTCGGAAGATTCGTTTTGCTTCCTTCCGAAGATAAAGACGAAAAAAATGTGATGCTTTTGGAAGATGTAATTACATTTAATCTTCCGCATATTTTTTCGTATTTCGGTTACGACGATTTCGAGGCAAATTGCTTTAAAGTCACTAAAGATGCAGAATTCGATTTAGATAACGACATCAAAACCACACTTGCCGAAAAAATTGAAAAAGGCATCAAATCCCGAAGAAAAGGGAAACCGACACGATTTGTTTTCGATAAGGAAATGGATAAAGCGCTTTTAGAATTTCTCATTAGAAAACTGAATTTAACCAAAAAAGACAGCATTATTCCTGGTGGAAAAATTCATAATTTTCGCCATTTCATGGATTTTCCCGATGTTTTTAAAGCCTATAAAAAACCCGAAGAACGAACCTCTTTCGACCATCCCGAATTTGTGGGAAAAAGAATAACCGACGTTATTCTGAAACATGATGTTCTGCTCACTTTTCCTTACCATACTTATACACCCGTTATCGATTTGATGCGTGAAGCAGCGATGGATCCCGAAGTGAAATCCATTCAGATTACAGCATATCGATTGGCAAGCAATTCCAAAATTGTGAATGCTTTGATCAACGCAGCAAGAAACGGAAAAGAAGTTACGGTGATGCTCGAATTGCGTGCAAGATTCGATGAAGAAAGCAATTTGGAATGGAAAGAAATTTTGGAACAGGAAGGCGTAAAAGTTTTGATGGGAATTCCCAACAAAAAAGTTCATGCAAAATTGTGTGTCATCAAGAAAAGAGTTCACAACAAAACGATTCAGTACGGATTTGTAAGTACGGGAAATTTCAATGAGAAGACAGCGAAAATTTACGGCGACCATTTGTTGATGACTTCGGACAGAGCAATTATGGCAGATATCAATAAAGTTTTCAATGTGTTGAGAAAACCGAAAGACGATATTATTCCGGTCTTGAAAACTTGTAAAAATCTGTTGGTTTGTCCACAGTTTATGCGTGAAAAAATCATCCACCACATCGACAAAGAAATCGAAGAGGCAAAAGCAGGAAGAAAAGCGGAAATGATTATTAAAGCCAATTCATTGAGTGACAGGAATTTAATTACCAAACTTTACGAGGCCGCAAAAGCAGGAGTAGTCATTAAAATGATTATCCGCGGAATTTATTGTGCCGTAAATCAGAAGGAATTTAAAGAGAAAATTCAGGCAATCAGTATTGTTGACGAGTATTTGGAACATGCAAGAGTAATGTATTTTTATAACAAAGGAAGCGAAGACCTTTACATTTCTTCCGCCGACTGGATGACTAGAAACCTCGATTATCGAATTGAAGCTGCCGCAAAAATCACCCAAAAAAATCTGAAAAAAGAAATCAAAGATATTTTAGAAATTCAGTTAAGCGACAATGTGAAAGCGAGAATTCTCGACAAAAAACTTAGGAACGAATACGTGGAAACGGGCAAAAAACCCATCCGTTCGCAGATTGAGACGTATCATTATTTGAAAAGTAAAAGTTCGTAG
- a CDS encoding Crp/Fnr family transcriptional regulator → MFSREILLKNKVAVLHLKKKDTLFREDEKAANLFYLAEGEIKIYNTDSEGKEFLIEKVSSHHFLGEPPFLLGERYPANAVIASDTAEIFRFSEENFKKFMLDNPESLFDFTKEIAKKAYNKTMKMKSIVHQNPNERIINFLKHYKRSLGIEPCEKTMIDVTRKEMANSTGLAIETVIRTVKKMEREEKIELINHKIYF, encoded by the coding sequence ATGTTTTCACGCGAAATTCTGTTGAAAAATAAGGTTGCTGTTTTGCACCTGAAAAAAAAGGACACCCTTTTCCGCGAGGATGAAAAGGCTGCGAATCTTTTTTACTTAGCAGAAGGTGAAATCAAAATCTACAACACCGATTCGGAGGGAAAGGAATTTTTGATTGAAAAAGTATCTTCTCATCATTTCCTCGGCGAACCGCCTTTTCTGTTGGGCGAAAGATATCCCGCAAACGCTGTAATTGCAAGTGATACTGCGGAGATTTTTAGATTTAGCGAAGAGAATTTTAAAAAATTCATGCTCGATAATCCAGAATCTTTGTTTGATTTTACGAAAGAAATTGCCAAAAAAGCCTACAACAAAACGATGAAGATGAAGTCCATCGTTCATCAAAATCCTAACGAACGAATCATCAATTTCCTTAAGCATTACAAGCGGAGTCTCGGTATCGAACCTTGTGAAAAAACCATGATCGATGTCACCCGAAAGGAGATGGCTAATTCTACAGGATTAGCGATAGAAACCGTGATTCGCACAGTGAAAAAGATGGAACGCGAGGAAAAAATTGAACTTATCAATCATAAAATTTATTTTTAA
- a CDS encoding fasciclin domain-containing protein has translation MKKSILILSMVGFALVSCKKNEATATTDSATTTESVGQGQEGVQDDVSNPNIVQLAVKNPDLSTLVKAVQTAGLATSLSNAGPFTVFAPLNSAFDKLPKGTVEDLLKPENNGKLTDILGHHTYVGVIKEDQMSDGQTLGMVDGKNITIKMVDGKPTINGKAKIVATVPASNGIVYAVDEVILPE, from the coding sequence ATGAAAAAGTCAATTCTTATTTTAAGCATGGTTGGTTTTGCGCTTGTTTCCTGCAAAAAGAATGAGGCAACCGCAACCACGGATTCCGCAACGACTACAGAATCGGTAGGTCAAGGACAAGAAGGTGTTCAAGACGATGTTTCCAATCCAAACATCGTTCAGTTAGCTGTAAAAAATCCTGATTTATCAACTTTGGTAAAAGCTGTTCAAACGGCAGGTTTAGCTACTTCTTTGAGTAACGCAGGTCCTTTCACCGTTTTTGCGCCGTTAAATTCCGCGTTCGACAAACTTCCAAAAGGAACAGTTGAAGATTTACTAAAGCCCGAAAACAACGGCAAACTGACCGATATTTTAGGACACCACACGTATGTTGGCGTAATTAAAGAAGATCAAATGAGCGATGGACAAACCTTAGGAATGGTGGATGGAAAAAATATCACCATCAAAATGGTCGACGGTAAACCAACCATCAACGGAAAAGCAAAAATTGTTGCGACAGTTCCCGCTTCCAACGGAATAGTTTACGCGGTGGATGAAGTGATTTTACCTGAATAA
- a CDS encoding HD domain-containing protein, with translation MNHLISCTIDFVKEKLHGAEAGHDWFHIERVWKLSKKIAETENCNLEVVELSALLHDIADPKFHGGNETLALKISQDFLENQNVSNAIIEQVLFIIQNISFKNRGEAPKDLPIELKIVQDADRLDAIGAIGIARTFNFGGFKNNLMYHPEIPPKLNMTKEEYKKNEGTTINHFYEKLLLLKDLMNTEKGKELAQERHDFMQKFLDEFYKEWNVT, from the coding sequence ATGAATCATTTGATAAGCTGCACCATAGATTTCGTGAAAGAAAAACTCCACGGAGCAGAAGCCGGTCACGATTGGTTTCACATTGAAAGAGTGTGGAAACTTTCCAAAAAAATTGCGGAAACTGAAAACTGTAATTTAGAAGTGGTGGAACTTTCTGCTCTACTGCACGATATTGCAGACCCAAAATTTCATGGAGGTAACGAAACTTTGGCTTTAAAAATTTCACAGGATTTTCTCGAGAATCAAAATGTTTCTAATGCAATCATTGAACAGGTTTTATTCATCATCCAAAATATTTCCTTTAAAAATAGGGGAGAAGCGCCAAAAGATTTGCCAATTGAATTAAAAATCGTTCAGGATGCAGACCGCCTCGATGCGATTGGAGCAATAGGAATTGCGCGAACTTTTAATTTCGGCGGCTTTAAAAATAATTTGATGTATCATCCTGAAATTCCACCAAAACTCAATATGACTAAAGAAGAATACAAAAAAAATGAGGGAACAACTATTAATCATTTTTATGAAAAATTGTTGTTGCTGAAAGATTTGATGAATACCGAAAAAGGAAAAGAACTTGCACAGGAACGACACGACTTTATGCAAAAATTCCTCGATGAATTCTACAAAGAATGGAACGTGACATGA
- a CDS encoding efflux RND transporter periplasmic adaptor subunit: MKKKFTLKKALYIFLGLIFAIALFAGISYLIKSNSKESESFLTKKPEVKNMDDKVMATGKIVPREEIEIKPNMSGIIDKVLVSEGDNVSAGQLVATLRIVPSVQNVNAAQQEINNANLQISNARMNVDNQQKQFAMQQRLYSQGVISKQEFLNAQQQLHSTQQSLRNAQQQLQTAQKNLQIARTGATPELAGLATTQIRSKANGTVLDVPVKVGSQVIEANSFNAGTTICSIADLNSLIFQGTIDEAQAGKLKEGMNMNVLIGALQNKSFPGRVTMIAPKGKEENGTIKFPIEGDVFNKTQEYIRAGFSANGEIILSSQKNALLLDESLIQYEKVNGKDSPFVEVKQPDGKFKKVNVKLGASDGINVQILSGLTKDSEVKVWNPSDKDKEALKEKKK, from the coding sequence ATGAAAAAGAAGTTCACCCTTAAAAAAGCACTTTATATCTTTCTCGGATTGATTTTTGCGATTGCACTTTTTGCGGGAATCAGTTACCTTATAAAATCCAATTCCAAGGAAAGCGAATCCTTTTTGACCAAAAAACCTGAAGTCAAAAATATGGACGATAAAGTGATGGCAACCGGAAAAATTGTTCCACGGGAGGAAATCGAAATTAAACCGAACATGTCCGGAATTATCGACAAAGTTTTGGTGAGCGAAGGTGACAACGTTTCCGCAGGTCAATTGGTGGCGACATTGCGAATTGTTCCGAGTGTGCAAAATGTGAATGCGGCGCAACAGGAAATCAATAATGCCAATTTGCAAATCAGCAACGCAAGAATGAATGTGGATAATCAGCAGAAACAATTTGCGATGCAGCAAAGATTGTACAGTCAAGGTGTCATTTCAAAGCAAGAATTCTTGAATGCGCAACAGCAATTACATTCTACGCAACAAAGTTTGAGAAATGCGCAACAGCAACTTCAAACTGCACAAAAAAATCTACAGATTGCAAGAACAGGTGCAACTCCGGAATTGGCAGGTTTAGCAACGACGCAAATTCGTTCCAAAGCCAACGGAACTGTTCTGGATGTTCCCGTGAAAGTCGGAAGTCAAGTGATTGAAGCCAACTCTTTTAATGCGGGAACCACGATTTGCTCGATTGCAGATTTGAATTCATTAATTTTCCAAGGAACAATTGATGAAGCTCAAGCTGGAAAACTGAAGGAAGGAATGAACATGAACGTGTTGATTGGAGCCCTTCAAAACAAATCTTTTCCGGGACGTGTAACGATGATTGCACCAAAAGGAAAAGAAGAAAACGGAACCATCAAATTCCCAATCGAAGGAGATGTTTTCAATAAAACTCAAGAATATATTCGTGCAGGATTTTCTGCAAACGGCGAAATTATTTTGAGCTCACAAAAAAATGCCTTGCTTCTGGATGAATCTTTAATTCAATATGAAAAAGTAAACGGAAAAGATTCGCCATTCGTGGAAGTAAAACAACCGGATGGAAAATTCAAAAAAGTGAATGTAAAACTTGGCGCGAGTGATGGAATCAACGTTCAGATTTTATCGGGATTAACCAAAGATTCTGAAGTAAAGGTTTGGAATCCGAGCGATAAAGATAAAGAGGCGCTGAAAGAAAAGAAAAAGTAA